A genomic segment from Neobacillus sp. YX16 encodes:
- a CDS encoding DEAD/DEAH box helicase family protein — MGLVDFQIQAVGKLNESMEDQNKEIIFKSPTGSGKTIMLTHFMSDFGKGHFGNVFVWLTPGKGELEEQSKKKMDKYIHNSQTKLLPDVMANGFVENDSCFINWEQIIPKGNNAMKESERANFQEHIRRAQDNGLEFTIIVDESHQNDTVKSDDIISLFKPKKMIRTSATPKTHSNATLIEVKEEDVIAAGLIKKMLVINENFGHSVNVESQISFLLDKALDKQEELKVAFENVKPKSIVNPLIVIQLPNNSEVLQDEVERYLATKDVTYENGLLAVWLDKKKQNLEEIEELDAKPIVVIIKQAIATGWDCPRAHILVKMRENTSETFEIQTIGRIRRMPELKHYETDLLDSCYLYTFDEKFTEGVKLHLRKGAFEAVKLFLKQEHREFSLVSEQKTEVPVANDATEALKSMVLHYEQVYGTSTKTIENKIRLEHNGYKFSDMIIKNTFTGEIHKLTVQEFKNLANVNMTEPLNTHKHGREYHNRVGALGVKLSLPYDQMNTIIRRLFDKNVRYDKKILRLDTREVYAFVINNFKKLREDIQKAMASVLIHPTLNLPNVTERPFIIPKEFLFTYDKNNKVQKVFDSNVYKGYLSSAEVRSDSEKTFEKYCETSSSIDWIYKNGDKGNEYFSIVYLDNFGKQKSFYPDYIVSKGGKIWIIETKGGFTRSGDSEDIDKFSPKKFEVLKRYLHKHNLKGGFVRKDKSNNELFICMNNYNDDISSDEWQLLEDNL, encoded by the coding sequence ATGGGACTTGTGGATTTCCAGATTCAAGCAGTTGGGAAATTAAATGAAAGTATGGAAGATCAAAATAAAGAGATTATCTTTAAAAGCCCAACGGGTTCAGGTAAAACCATAATGCTCACTCACTTTATGAGTGACTTTGGAAAAGGACATTTTGGAAATGTTTTTGTTTGGTTGACCCCAGGAAAAGGTGAACTCGAAGAACAGAGTAAAAAGAAAATGGATAAATATATTCATAACAGTCAAACGAAGCTTTTACCAGATGTTATGGCGAATGGATTTGTGGAGAATGATTCCTGTTTTATTAACTGGGAGCAGATAATCCCGAAGGGTAATAATGCTATGAAAGAAAGTGAAAGGGCTAACTTTCAAGAGCATATTAGAAGAGCACAAGATAATGGACTTGAATTTACAATAATTGTGGACGAGTCACACCAAAATGATACAGTGAAATCCGACGATATTATATCTCTATTTAAACCGAAAAAAATGATACGAACTTCAGCTACTCCAAAAACTCATTCAAATGCCACACTTATTGAAGTAAAAGAAGAAGACGTAATAGCAGCAGGACTCATTAAAAAAATGCTTGTAATCAATGAGAACTTTGGTCACTCCGTTAATGTAGAGAGTCAGATTAGTTTCCTTCTCGATAAAGCATTGGATAAGCAAGAAGAATTGAAAGTAGCTTTTGAAAATGTAAAACCAAAATCAATTGTGAACCCTTTAATTGTAATACAACTTCCTAATAACAGCGAAGTTTTGCAAGACGAGGTTGAACGCTATTTGGCAACCAAGGACGTTACCTATGAAAATGGTTTATTAGCAGTTTGGTTGGATAAGAAGAAACAAAACCTTGAAGAAATTGAGGAACTTGACGCAAAGCCAATTGTAGTAATCATTAAACAGGCAATTGCAACAGGTTGGGATTGTCCAAGAGCACATATTCTCGTGAAAATGCGAGAAAACACAAGTGAAACATTCGAGATCCAAACAATAGGTCGTATAAGACGTATGCCAGAGTTAAAACATTATGAAACCGACCTTTTGGATTCTTGTTATCTATATACTTTTGACGAAAAATTTACTGAAGGTGTCAAATTACATTTAAGAAAAGGTGCTTTTGAAGCTGTAAAGTTATTCTTGAAACAAGAGCATAGGGAATTTTCACTTGTCAGTGAACAAAAAACGGAGGTTCCAGTAGCAAATGACGCAACTGAAGCACTTAAGTCAATGGTTCTTCATTATGAACAAGTATATGGTACTTCAACAAAAACAATAGAAAACAAGATCCGTCTTGAACATAATGGATATAAATTTTCCGATATGATTATAAAGAATACCTTTACTGGGGAAATACATAAATTGACTGTTCAGGAATTTAAAAACCTTGCCAATGTAAATATGACTGAACCACTTAATACTCACAAACACGGACGAGAGTATCACAATCGTGTTGGTGCTCTGGGTGTTAAGTTGAGCTTACCGTATGACCAAATGAACACGATAATTCGTCGCTTGTTTGATAAAAATGTACGCTATGACAAAAAGATCTTACGTTTAGATACAAGAGAAGTCTATGCCTTTGTAATTAATAATTTCAAGAAATTAAGAGAAGATATACAAAAAGCAATGGCGAGTGTTCTTATTCACCCAACACTTAATTTACCGAATGTTACAGAAAGACCATTTATTATACCAAAAGAGTTTTTATTTACTTACGACAAGAATAACAAGGTGCAAAAAGTGTTCGATAGTAATGTGTATAAGGGATATTTGTCTTCTGCTGAGGTTCGTTCGGATTCTGAGAAAACTTTTGAAAAATACTGTGAAACTTCGAGTAGTATTGATTGGATTTACAAAAATGGTGATAAAGGAAATGAATATTTTTCAATTGTATACCTCGACAATTTTGGAAAGCAAAAATCATTCTATCCAGACTATATTGTTTCAAAAGGAGGAAAAATTTGGATTATTGAAACCAAAGGTGGATTTACTAGAAGCGGAGATAGTGAAGATATTGATAAGTTTTCACCTAAAAAGTTTGAAGTGTTAAAAAGGTATTTGCATAAGCATAACTTAAAGGGTGGATTCGTAAGAAAAGATAAAAGCAACAATGAACTATTCATTTGTATGAATAACTACAATGACGATATTTCAAGTGACGAATGGCAATTGTTAGAAGACAATTTATAG